In Burkholderia savannae, one genomic interval encodes:
- a CDS encoding putative type VI secretion system effector — translation MDNGRAVILRGVVSNFSKERATGDFLLSDADRSAAGLTAVAAALAGSGGAVGLASLAGIKEEADKVQFELNGKKITGWLMWSPFKNGDEVEVVAELLRDGTYRSFAVLKPEDRTIALYPHCSRGRIAHYKNSLKWFFMAFAFIFLGSCGVMAGIFLVNHDDDWRSFVGLMGGGGLISLVIYAIIAYRISRKFMPFVVMAEGIFQSLGWRDVKSVDLPARSKAARKAERRPGLGTLYFRY, via the coding sequence ATGGATAATGGACGAGCGGTGATTTTGCGAGGGGTCGTAAGTAATTTCAGTAAGGAGCGAGCGACGGGAGATTTTCTCCTGAGCGATGCCGATCGATCAGCTGCGGGACTTACCGCGGTCGCGGCGGCGCTGGCTGGCTCGGGAGGAGCAGTCGGATTGGCATCTCTGGCGGGGATCAAGGAAGAGGCTGATAAGGTTCAATTTGAACTTAACGGTAAGAAAATAACGGGGTGGTTGATGTGGTCGCCATTCAAAAATGGCGACGAAGTCGAAGTAGTTGCTGAATTGCTGCGGGATGGTACATATCGAAGTTTTGCCGTTCTCAAACCTGAAGATCGTACCATTGCTCTATATCCGCATTGTTCGAGAGGGAGAATTGCGCACTATAAAAATTCCCTGAAGTGGTTTTTTATGGCATTCGCTTTTATTTTCTTGGGATCGTGTGGCGTTATGGCGGGAATTTTTTTGGTTAACCATGATGACGATTGGAGGAGTTTCGTGGGATTGATGGGGGGAGGGGGGCTGATTAGTCTTGTGATTTACGCCATTATTGCCTATAGAATTTCTAGGAAATTTATGCCATTTGTTGTTATGGCTGAGGGAATATTCCAATCTTTGGGTTGGCGTGATGTGAAGAGTGTGGATTTGCCGGCTAGAAGTAAGGCGGCGAGGAAGGCCGAGAGACGGCCCGGTCTTGGGACGTTGTATTTTAGATATTGA
- a CDS encoding type VI secretion system Vgr family protein produces the protein MDLVAALTGYSQTTRHIRIDTAMPGAFVVERFHGREGVDESFRFEIDVLSSEPYLDLTPLIGHAARLRIATGAGERSWNGYVTHAAYADSDGEITRYRITMESWLALLRLRRNCLYFVDVDTKDICERVFGDYPEAHRRYELKEPLRKFSLRGQYRETDDAFVLRQLAEAGLSLRIEHAQDAGKDASGDHTVVVFDRRAEFPRGSAIAYRHQDVGDPDGVITQFSERHQMVPDRVVATSWKADELLALAGHAQRQPDDKAPVLPVREIYDGQRAGRFETIDDAQRFAEQRLDALCLPKLIHYGAGSSRTLEIGKVHTLTGYLGKAITFVPLSIEHEAVNNLGADIGALLGRGELDKGLYRNRFVAVPEGTAIVPPYRERPTVHGVQTAIVVGESGSRVSSTRDHQVRVQFPWMRGAAPLPGGLTDTASRSNPAGHAPGDHRSGVLVRVAESSAGPNFGHAFTPRVGAEVVIGFESGNIDMPVVLGQVYGGRVQPPFAAGEGSDANHPGTLTGLQTQTLDGQSGSRWVMDDAAGQLRHELSNSTANSRLAQGYLIEQQGSVRGAYRGEGFELATQGWGVVRAGEGVLVSSTARRLATSTQMDVAQSVGQLKQAVQTAQGMSETAAAAHARELAANAAQADFLKAIDSAQDGKYTGAVNGQSATKASGSQRDGGDPVERFAVPAVLMESPENIVLTTPHSAASYAAQHVHLTAQGDAHVAAAATVAAASGDAVSLYSAAGGLKAIASDGPVSVEAHTSTMEILADQSVRIVSTDNRVDVLAKDAIVLQQGPNRITLKGGDITVETPGQFLVKSGAHPFPGPASESVSLPPLPIPAPLALFDEQIRFVNENGEPLGNVAYKLKLADGSTVSGVTDDNGRTERVSTDGPTSIQSATLTPTQVVDCCGRTSDVPPPSVKVDIKGIGTNNMLVGSSEKSVTVKGESRPLTEGEIEMAKTVFQDSIDYSAVRVHKGSYFWFNLQSKHTAVTPNNNMYFLEEDFEEDFSVSKKDGPSKFGWFMHEMTHVWQHQRGYAVRWHALTVTIRGQGAYEYKIEPGQVFSDFNMEQQGNIVADYYALIVMDSYVDVFSATPGSKNQMRQVIAPFLQDPKDASNLPK, from the coding sequence ATGGATTTAGTCGCAGCATTGACGGGCTATTCGCAAACGACTCGCCACATCCGGATCGATACCGCGATGCCGGGCGCGTTCGTCGTCGAACGCTTCCACGGGCGCGAGGGCGTCGACGAATCGTTCCGCTTCGAGATCGACGTGCTGTCGAGCGAGCCGTATCTCGACCTGACGCCGCTCATCGGCCACGCGGCGCGGCTGCGGATTGCGACGGGCGCGGGCGAGCGAAGCTGGAACGGTTACGTCACGCATGCGGCATACGCGGACAGCGACGGCGAGATCACGCGCTATCGCATCACGATGGAGTCGTGGCTCGCGCTGCTGCGCCTGCGCCGCAATTGCCTGTATTTCGTCGACGTCGATACGAAGGACATCTGCGAGCGTGTGTTCGGCGACTATCCGGAAGCGCATCGGCGCTACGAGCTGAAGGAGCCGCTGCGCAAGTTCAGCCTGCGCGGCCAGTATCGCGAGACCGACGACGCGTTCGTGCTGCGCCAGCTCGCCGAAGCGGGCCTGTCGCTGCGGATCGAGCATGCGCAGGACGCGGGCAAGGACGCGTCGGGCGACCACACGGTCGTCGTGTTCGATCGTCGCGCCGAGTTCCCGCGCGGCAGCGCGATTGCGTACCGCCATCAGGACGTCGGCGATCCGGACGGCGTGATCACGCAATTCTCCGAGCGCCATCAGATGGTGCCGGACCGTGTCGTCGCGACGAGCTGGAAGGCGGACGAATTGCTCGCGCTCGCCGGGCACGCGCAGCGGCAGCCCGATGACAAGGCGCCGGTGCTGCCCGTGCGCGAAATCTACGACGGCCAGCGCGCCGGCCGCTTCGAGACGATCGACGACGCGCAGCGCTTCGCCGAGCAGCGGCTCGACGCGCTGTGCCTGCCGAAGCTGATTCATTACGGAGCGGGATCGTCGCGCACGCTCGAGATCGGCAAGGTCCACACGCTCACCGGCTATCTGGGCAAGGCGATCACGTTCGTGCCGCTGTCGATCGAGCACGAGGCGGTCAACAATCTCGGCGCAGACATCGGCGCGCTGCTCGGGCGCGGCGAGCTCGACAAGGGGCTGTACCGCAACCGCTTCGTCGCGGTGCCGGAGGGCACGGCGATCGTGCCGCCATATCGTGAACGGCCGACCGTGCACGGCGTGCAGACGGCGATCGTCGTCGGCGAATCCGGCAGCCGCGTCAGCAGCACGCGCGATCATCAGGTGCGCGTGCAATTTCCGTGGATGCGCGGCGCCGCGCCGCTGCCGGGCGGCCTGACCGACACCGCGAGCCGCTCGAACCCGGCGGGGCATGCGCCGGGCGACCATCGGTCGGGCGTGCTCGTGCGCGTCGCGGAATCATCGGCCGGGCCGAATTTCGGGCATGCGTTCACGCCGCGCGTCGGTGCGGAAGTCGTGATCGGTTTCGAATCGGGCAACATCGACATGCCCGTCGTGCTCGGGCAGGTCTACGGCGGACGCGTGCAGCCGCCGTTCGCGGCGGGCGAAGGCAGCGACGCGAATCATCCGGGCACGCTCACGGGCCTGCAGACGCAGACGCTCGACGGCCAGTCCGGCAGCCGCTGGGTGATGGACGACGCCGCAGGGCAACTGCGGCACGAGCTGAGCAACTCGACCGCGAACAGCCGCCTCGCGCAGGGCTATCTGATCGAGCAGCAGGGCTCGGTGCGCGGCGCGTATCGCGGCGAAGGGTTCGAGCTCGCGACGCAGGGGTGGGGCGTCGTGCGCGCGGGCGAAGGCGTGCTCGTGTCGAGCACCGCGCGGCGGCTCGCTACGTCGACGCAAATGGACGTCGCGCAAAGCGTCGGGCAATTGAAGCAGGCGGTGCAGACCGCGCAGGGCATGAGCGAAACCGCTGCCGCCGCGCACGCGCGCGAATTGGCCGCCAATGCCGCGCAAGCGGATTTCCTGAAGGCGATCGATTCCGCGCAAGACGGCAAGTACACGGGCGCGGTCAACGGGCAGAGCGCGACGAAGGCGAGCGGCTCGCAGCGCGACGGCGGCGATCCGGTCGAGCGCTTCGCCGTGCCGGCGGTGCTGATGGAGTCGCCGGAGAACATCGTGCTGACGACGCCGCACAGCGCGGCGTCGTATGCGGCGCAGCACGTGCATCTGACCGCGCAGGGCGATGCGCACGTGGCGGCCGCCGCGACGGTCGCGGCCGCGTCGGGCGATGCCGTGAGCCTCTACAGCGCCGCGGGCGGGTTGAAGGCGATCGCGAGCGACGGGCCGGTGAGCGTCGAGGCGCACACGTCGACGATGGAGATTCTCGCGGACCAGTCGGTGCGCATCGTATCGACCGACAACCGCGTCGACGTGCTCGCGAAGGATGCGATCGTGCTGCAGCAGGGGCCGAACCGGATCACGCTGAAGGGCGGCGACATCACGGTCGAGACGCCGGGGCAGTTCCTCGTGAAGTCGGGCGCGCATCCGTTTCCGGGGCCTGCGTCGGAGAGCGTGTCGCTGCCGCCGCTGCCGATTCCCGCGCCGCTCGCGCTGTTCGACGAACAGATTCGCTTCGTCAACGAAAACGGCGAGCCGCTCGGCAACGTCGCGTACAAGCTGAAGCTCGCCGATGGCTCGACCGTGTCGGGCGTCACTGACGACAACGGGAGAACCGAGCGCGTGTCGACGGACGGACCGACGTCGATTCAGTCGGCGACGCTCACGCCGACGCAGGTCGTCGACTGCTGCGGGAGAACGTCGGATGTGCCGCCGCCGTCGGTGAAGGTCGACATCAAGGGAATCGGGACCAACAACATGCTGGTGGGCAGTTCGGAGAAATCGGTCACGGTCAAGGGCGAGAGCCGGCCGCTGACCGAGGGCGAGATCGAGATGGCGAAAACCGTGTTCCAGGACAGCATCGATTACAGCGCGGTGCGCGTGCACAAGGGCAGCTATTTCTGGTTCAACTTGCAGAGCAAGCATACGGCCGTGACGCCGAACAACAACATGTATTTCCTCGAGGAGGATTTCGAGGAAGATTTTTCAGTCTCCAAGAAAGATGGGCCTTCCAAATTCGGTTGGTTCATGCACGAGATGACGCACGTCTGGCAACATCAGCGAGGATATGCGGTGCGCTGGCATGCGCTAACGGTCACGATTCGAGGACAGGGGGCATACGAATACAAAATCGAACCCGGCCAAGTATTTAGCGATTTCAACATGGAGCAGCAAGGCAATATTGTGGCGGATTACTATGCGCTCATCGTTATGGACAGCTACGTCGATGTATTTTCCGCTACGCCTGGCAGTAAGAATCAAATGAGACAGGTTATTGCTCCTTTTTTACAGGATCCGAAGGATGCGTCGAATCTTCCGAAATAG
- a CDS encoding type VI secretion system Vgr family protein: MSIPTDVLQALFGGWSQHDRFLWITTPLGANALVAESLHGWEALDHGGFRFQLTALAENPSLPLAQLIGAPILIEWQAAQGRDARRPFHGHVIAAELIGYNGGLARMRLVVEPWLALLRQRIDSYNYLNASVVEISEQVFRRYTRGAIAPAWRWALADATKYPKRSLTAQAGESDFALLERLWAEEGIFYWFEHEGDPRASSLGKHTLVLADSNQRFAPDEPEIVGFHQTSDDDPQGCIQHFMHARRWRIGSVARASWDHRSLSTRPTGARASGAVVPGEDRDVAGPYAFQTGAIGDRRAQQQLDAQRVAALQSEGRSTRRDLRPGLRFAIAHHPTLGASDALVCLRVEHSAHANVDATVRSAIEQRLGTIPSMTGAAPAPAPAPAPHGAANALHAALGVDTHHGGQLTLDDAVYRNRFVALPVEQAYRPLAASGHGARAHPVAVMPGAQTTIVVGSGDPVHTDRDHRIRIQHHAQRGQQAASREDHPHAANAPADRSAGTWTRVLTPVGGDNWGGVSVPRIGQEVWTEWLEGQPDRPVAVAALYNGQGNADAQHNAQAGGPSGSTGNAAAWFAGNTHAAVLTGFKTQDMSMSQQGTGGYRQFMLDDTAGQSSARLYTTDRNSGLTLGHIKQTQDNQRQADRGYGAELATDAAGALRGGAGLLISTAPGVSQMDASAPSQVLAQHRQTLQSLAELAQKHGAEPGNGTAVQAPSAADTPPASTGNAGNAGGAAGKSLPAVEGVERSREAIGVTREGSGGGDATGGGSGSAIAWSKPHLVAHGEAGLVAMSAKSHVWVSGAETVLSAGQDVQLTAKGKTSVVANHGVSLYTQGAAGGGRPVAGQGIALHAATGSVSVQAQNAGKLSASAQKAVTVASAQGSASVQAQQRVLLTAAKAYLKMEGNDIVVGAPGRADFKAAAHQLTGPKSASAQNALGKGASKDCPQTMSDMVSSSAAFADL, from the coding sequence ATGTCGATCCCAACTGACGTTCTGCAAGCACTCTTCGGCGGCTGGTCGCAGCACGACCGTTTCCTCTGGATCACGACGCCGCTCGGCGCGAACGCGCTCGTCGCGGAGAGCCTGCACGGCTGGGAAGCGCTCGATCACGGCGGCTTCCGTTTCCAGCTCACCGCGCTCGCCGAGAACCCGTCGCTGCCGCTCGCGCAATTGATCGGCGCGCCGATCCTGATCGAGTGGCAGGCGGCGCAAGGGCGCGATGCGCGCCGGCCGTTTCACGGCCACGTGATCGCCGCCGAACTGATCGGCTACAACGGCGGCCTCGCGCGCATGCGGCTCGTCGTCGAGCCGTGGCTCGCGCTGCTGCGCCAGCGCATCGACAGTTACAACTATCTGAACGCGAGCGTCGTCGAGATCAGTGAACAGGTGTTCCGCCGTTACACGCGCGGCGCGATCGCGCCTGCATGGCGGTGGGCGCTCGCCGATGCGACGAAGTACCCGAAGCGCAGCCTGACCGCGCAGGCTGGCGAATCCGATTTCGCCTTACTCGAGCGGCTCTGGGCCGAGGAAGGCATCTTCTACTGGTTCGAGCACGAGGGCGATCCGCGCGCGTCGAGCCTCGGCAAGCACACGCTCGTGCTTGCCGATTCGAACCAGCGTTTCGCGCCCGACGAACCCGAGATCGTCGGCTTCCACCAGACGAGTGACGACGATCCGCAAGGCTGCATCCAGCACTTCATGCATGCGCGGCGCTGGCGGATCGGCAGCGTCGCGCGCGCGAGCTGGGATCATCGCAGCCTGTCGACGCGGCCGACGGGCGCGCGCGCGAGCGGCGCGGTCGTGCCGGGCGAGGATCGCGACGTCGCCGGCCCGTATGCGTTCCAGACGGGCGCGATCGGCGATCGGCGCGCGCAGCAGCAACTCGACGCGCAACGCGTGGCCGCGCTGCAAAGCGAAGGCCGCAGCACGCGGCGCGATCTGCGCCCGGGGCTGCGTTTCGCGATCGCGCATCATCCGACGCTCGGCGCGTCGGACGCGCTCGTCTGCCTGCGGGTCGAGCATTCGGCGCACGCGAACGTCGATGCGACGGTGCGCAGCGCGATCGAACAACGTCTCGGCACGATCCCTTCGATGACCGGCGCCGCGCCCGCGCCCGCGCCCGCGCCCGCGCCGCACGGCGCGGCGAACGCGCTGCACGCGGCGCTTGGCGTCGACACGCATCATGGCGGACAGCTGACGCTCGATGACGCCGTTTATCGCAATCGCTTCGTCGCGCTGCCCGTCGAGCAGGCATACCGGCCGCTTGCCGCATCCGGGCACGGCGCGCGCGCGCATCCCGTCGCCGTGATGCCGGGCGCTCAGACGACGATCGTCGTGGGCTCGGGCGATCCCGTTCACACCGATCGGGATCACCGGATACGGATTCAGCATCACGCGCAGCGCGGCCAGCAAGCGGCGAGCCGCGAGGACCATCCGCATGCGGCGAACGCGCCGGCGGACCGGAGCGCCGGCACGTGGACGCGCGTGCTGACGCCTGTCGGCGGCGACAACTGGGGCGGCGTGAGCGTGCCGCGCATCGGGCAGGAAGTGTGGACCGAGTGGCTCGAAGGCCAGCCCGATCGACCGGTCGCAGTGGCCGCGCTCTACAACGGTCAGGGCAACGCCGACGCGCAGCACAACGCGCAAGCGGGCGGCCCGAGCGGGAGCACCGGCAACGCGGCCGCGTGGTTTGCGGGCAATACGCATGCGGCCGTGCTGACGGGCTTCAAGACCCAGGACATGAGCATGAGCCAGCAAGGCACGGGCGGCTACCGGCAGTTCATGCTCGATGACACCGCGGGCCAATCGAGCGCGCGCCTGTACACGACCGATCGCAATAGCGGCCTCACGCTTGGGCACATCAAGCAGACCCAGGACAACCAGCGCCAGGCCGATCGCGGCTACGGCGCGGAACTCGCGACGGATGCGGCCGGCGCGCTGCGCGGCGGCGCGGGGCTTTTGATCAGCACGGCGCCCGGCGTGAGCCAGATGGACGCGAGCGCGCCGAGCCAGGTGCTCGCGCAACATCGGCAGACATTGCAAAGCCTCGCGGAGCTTGCGCAGAAGCATGGAGCCGAGCCGGGCAACGGTACGGCAGTGCAGGCGCCGAGCGCAGCGGATACGCCGCCTGCGTCGACGGGCAACGCGGGCAACGCGGGCGGCGCGGCGGGCAAGTCGTTGCCGGCCGTCGAGGGCGTCGAGCGGAGCCGCGAGGCGATCGGCGTGACGCGCGAGGGCAGCGGTGGCGGCGATGCGACGGGCGGCGGGAGCGGCAGCGCAATCGCATGGAGCAAGCCGCATCTCGTCGCGCACGGCGAGGCTGGGCTCGTTGCGATGTCGGCGAAGAGCCACGTGTGGGTGTCGGGCGCCGAAACTGTGCTGAGCGCCGGACAGGACGTGCAGTTGACGGCGAAGGGCAAGACGAGCGTTGTCGCGAATCATGGCGTTTCGCTGTATACGCAAGGCGCTGCGGGCGGCGGGCGGCCGGTGGCGGGGCAAGGCATCGCGTTGCATGCGGCGACGGGCTCGGTGAGCGTCCAGGCGCAGAACGCGGGCAAGCTGAGCGCGAGCGCGCAGAAGGCCGTGACGGTCGCGAGCGCGCAGGGCAGCGCTTCCGTGCAGGCGCAGCAGCGTGTGTTGCTGACCGCGGCGAAGGCTTATCTGAAGATGGAAGGCAACGACATCGTGGTCGGCGCACCGGGACGCGCGGATTTCAAGGCGGCGGCGCATCAGTTGACGGGGCCGAAGAGTGCGAGTGCTCAGAATGCGTTGGGCAAGGGTGCGTCGAAGGACTGTCCGCAGACGATGAGCGACATGGTTTCTTCCAGTGCCGCATTCGCGGATCTATAA
- a CDS encoding T6SS effector BTH_I2691 family protein, translating to MAGSDDRCDVCKLQGLAVYPSRYAVVPKSFGAPALGSFDDKSVTGVALTQGKYGLRQLREGFVYLFYELGARGAYYWEVYSVAPDGSLWKQLDTASAKRIDAPQACRRTGHSASRLQYLVIEKPHQCGNVWVAFSEWPWSRDTVKRYGARDAQAASLRKKRMQLIEPAKWISAPKTGTYSAPLTETNLQHVIEYAPAVATTAKGEPVGLQSTELPEAVSFGELGAFRDARLQTCTSRYPWTMRNKAAAGAKLSPAAELVKHAESNSRKEKGAACVPMMLALWDGVGITHELNGFRNDAQARFLQYCDEQALRINALQWIDQAKLAVEAGARRKATFDHSPATPGSTSWYYPDAVAKQKAAAKTPADQQFWSDYQWMGENGVPPSYARQITQFRAAPSSPAYQDAMTRARKYVEAKPRIEENRARRIDQDTATGSVQDWSKYREKLADDTSGKPGSAKGNVKRIDVFRILYQRIQDQKQALLAQRTADVANWLDAPLFLAALEDYHDQNGFDGVAFEFVIFHAIVGLSADSSGVAALNKLIDRLDPTKPESLIWRMVASNQKESKEALKLALARAEAHKTTLLGMAGEGFNAFAEACEKLKKFAEFYGKMDEMSKQAKQLNAVDQAMHDKGVDKAAVSVGHLIFQRFSFKGFNLQNLGNGVSEAIINSVFMLRVGIKSDEVKELVLLQAKIEPQLRSKFLGEYQAQRRMGRSSPEAFRMATSAVAETEGSNVLSRRWRAIKVRESVGLVGVIGLIEVFALIKLINKKDKEKRDWAELGGACFSVAGAAAEVALKPLEALKFEQGAKNLKIIGGYCGAIAGGVGMMLDFMDARGKWNNGERLIGLLYAGKGIFGFGATVAFGLTALSSSAPFFERIASNVTGRKIRIVILDRIGQGIVDATMRKAAIAAGQEVAAVAAERVGAMVMGRVLLFMASWEMQVAVIAIQVVIWTLSNDDLQNAILDSVFGREGKYKMVSDIKKQDEAFDKALVAVGFKAEETVETGKAKQNG from the coding sequence ATGGCGGGAAGCGACGATCGGTGCGACGTTTGCAAGCTTCAGGGGTTGGCGGTCTACCCGTCGCGCTATGCGGTGGTGCCGAAATCGTTCGGCGCGCCGGCACTCGGTTCGTTCGACGATAAGAGCGTCACGGGTGTGGCGTTGACGCAAGGCAAGTACGGCTTGCGCCAACTGCGCGAGGGTTTCGTCTATCTGTTCTACGAACTGGGCGCTCGCGGTGCGTACTATTGGGAAGTGTATTCGGTTGCACCGGATGGCTCGTTGTGGAAGCAACTGGATACCGCGAGCGCGAAAAGAATCGATGCGCCGCAAGCATGTCGACGCACAGGGCACAGCGCGTCGCGCCTCCAATATCTCGTCATCGAAAAGCCGCATCAGTGCGGCAACGTCTGGGTCGCGTTCAGCGAATGGCCGTGGAGTCGGGACACCGTCAAACGCTACGGCGCGCGGGATGCGCAGGCGGCGAGCCTGCGCAAAAAGCGCATGCAGCTCATCGAGCCCGCGAAGTGGATATCGGCGCCGAAGACGGGAACGTATTCGGCGCCGCTGACCGAGACCAATCTGCAACACGTCATCGAATATGCGCCTGCTGTCGCGACCACCGCAAAGGGGGAGCCCGTCGGCCTGCAAAGCACGGAGCTGCCCGAGGCCGTCAGCTTCGGCGAATTGGGAGCGTTTCGGGACGCCCGTCTGCAGACTTGCACGTCGCGTTATCCGTGGACCATGCGCAACAAGGCCGCGGCAGGCGCGAAGCTGAGCCCGGCGGCCGAGTTGGTGAAGCATGCCGAGAGCAACAGCCGGAAAGAAAAGGGCGCGGCATGCGTGCCGATGATGCTGGCGCTTTGGGATGGCGTGGGGATCACGCATGAATTGAACGGCTTCCGAAACGACGCGCAGGCGCGTTTTCTGCAGTATTGCGACGAGCAGGCGCTCAGGATCAATGCGCTGCAATGGATCGATCAGGCGAAGCTCGCGGTGGAAGCCGGCGCGCGCAGAAAGGCGACATTCGACCATAGTCCCGCGACGCCCGGCAGCACGAGCTGGTATTACCCGGACGCGGTTGCGAAGCAAAAGGCGGCCGCGAAGACGCCGGCGGATCAGCAGTTCTGGAGCGACTACCAGTGGATGGGGGAAAACGGCGTGCCGCCGTCGTACGCGAGGCAGATCACGCAGTTTCGCGCGGCGCCTTCTTCGCCTGCGTATCAGGACGCGATGACTCGCGCGCGCAAGTATGTGGAGGCCAAGCCGAGGATCGAGGAAAATCGGGCCCGGAGGATCGATCAGGACACCGCTACCGGGAGCGTGCAAGATTGGTCAAAGTACCGCGAGAAGCTGGCGGACGATACATCGGGCAAACCGGGAAGCGCGAAAGGGAACGTCAAGCGTATCGACGTGTTCCGCATCCTGTATCAACGCATTCAGGACCAGAAGCAAGCGTTGCTCGCGCAGCGTACGGCGGATGTCGCGAACTGGCTGGACGCGCCGCTCTTTCTCGCCGCGCTCGAAGATTATCACGATCAGAACGGCTTCGACGGGGTGGCGTTCGAGTTCGTCATTTTCCATGCGATCGTCGGGCTGAGTGCCGATTCGAGCGGCGTTGCGGCATTGAACAAGTTGATCGACCGCCTCGACCCGACCAAGCCGGAAAGTTTGATCTGGCGGATGGTGGCCAGCAATCAGAAGGAGTCGAAGGAAGCGCTCAAGCTGGCGCTGGCGCGGGCGGAGGCGCACAAGACCACGCTGCTGGGCATGGCGGGAGAAGGCTTCAATGCATTCGCGGAGGCCTGCGAGAAGCTGAAGAAGTTCGCGGAGTTCTACGGAAAGATGGACGAGATGAGCAAGCAGGCCAAGCAGCTCAATGCCGTCGATCAGGCGATGCACGATAAGGGCGTCGACAAGGCCGCGGTTAGCGTAGGGCACCTCATCTTTCAGCGGTTCTCGTTCAAGGGATTCAACCTGCAGAATCTCGGCAACGGGGTGAGCGAGGCGATCATCAACTCCGTGTTCATGCTGAGGGTGGGCATCAAGAGCGACGAGGTGAAAGAACTCGTTCTGCTGCAAGCTAAAATCGAGCCGCAACTGCGCAGCAAGTTCCTCGGTGAATATCAGGCTCAACGCCGAATGGGGAGAAGTTCGCCGGAGGCGTTTCGAATGGCCACCTCGGCCGTCGCCGAGACCGAAGGATCGAATGTTCTTTCCAGGCGGTGGCGCGCGATCAAGGTGCGCGAGAGCGTGGGTCTCGTAGGCGTGATCGGGCTGATCGAGGTGTTTGCTCTGATCAAGCTGATCAATAAGAAGGATAAGGAAAAGCGGGATTGGGCGGAGTTGGGGGGAGCGTGTTTTTCGGTAGCGGGGGCAGCAGCGGAGGTTGCGCTTAAGCCTTTGGAGGCACTCAAGTTCGAACAGGGAGCCAAGAATCTCAAAATAATCGGTGGGTATTGCGGAGCGATTGCTGGAGGCGTCGGGATGATGCTCGATTTCATGGACGCCAGGGGGAAATGGAATAATGGCGAACGGCTGATCGGCCTTCTTTATGCTGGTAAAGGCATTTTCGGATTTGGAGCGACGGTAGCATTCGGTTTAACTGCTTTGAGTTCATCGGCACCATTTTTCGAGCGAATTGCATCGAACGTTACCGGTCGAAAGATTCGTATCGTTATTCTCGACCGTATCGGGCAAGGTATTGTCGATGCGACCATGCGCAAGGCAGCCATTGCGGCGGGTCAGGAAGTCGCAGCTGTCGCTGCCGAACGAGTTGGGGCCATGGTAATGGGTAGAGTGCTCTTGTTTATGGCTAGCTGGGAAATGCAGGTGGCTGTTATCGCTATTCAAGTCGTGATTTGGACGCTAAGCAATGATGATTTGCAGAACGCGATACTCGATTCGGTGTTCGGGAGGGAGGGGAAATATAAAATGGTATCGGATATTAAGAAGCAAGATGAAGCATTCGACAAGGCATTAGTGGCTGTTGGCTTCAAAGCTGAAGAGACGGTGGAGACAGGAAAAGCGAAGCAAAACGGGTAG